The Synechocystis sp. PCC 6714 genome includes the window TGGGACGGCGCAATTCCACCTTGGGTTTGGGGGGCTCTGGAGCAGCGATCACCACTTTTTCCTCCCGTTCGGCGGAACGGGTTTGGCCCCGATTATCCTTGAGACTGACAATTTCCGGACGATTAGTTTTGGGTTTAGCTGGGGCCGGAGGGGCCGGCTTACTGGGAGCAGGAGTACGACTGGGGGGACCGGCCAAACGAGGGGCTGGAGCCGTTTTCTTGGCCGGCGGAGTGGGGGCCGCAACTTTACTAGGAGGAGCCTGGAGGCTAGGCACCGGGGGAGGAGCTAGAGGGGGAGCAGGGACAGCTTTGGTCGTTTCGTTCAGAGGCTCTTCCTGTTTTGAAGCTTTGGGGGCTGGTGCCTTGGCCACGACGGCTTGGGGAGGAGTGGGGGCCTTGGGAGCCTGCAGTTTGGGTCGGGGAGGAGGGGTGGGACGGGCTGGGACAGAAGCGCCGGGTTTTTCCTGCTTGTGGTGAATAGCCAAAATCTTCTGTTGCTTGGGATCGGATTTATCCTGTTTCGACTCTGACCGGTTGGCCACCCTGGGTTTTTTAGGTTGTTGTGGGGTAAACTTTTGGGCCGCGGCCTTGATCCGATCGGCATCGGATTCACTGATGGTACTGCTATGACTTTTGGCGGCCACATTGAGCCGTTCGCAGATGTCTAAAATATCTCGATTCTCCAGATTTAATTCTTTTGATAGGTCATAAATTCTAACTTTGGCGTTGTTCATCCACTGTCCCCCTGACTAATGATCCATAGATTTAATAAGTGACAAATTGGTTTAGGTGAGTGCAAAGACTAGGTGCACAGGCGGAGCACTAACTCTTTCCAGGGGGCTCGTCCCCGGGAACGCTTTGCCGAGTTGCTGATGTTAAGCCGAGATTGTAAATGGTCTTACTCCTAATGCTAACTAACGGTCATGGGTGGGGAAAAGGTTGATGGCATGGCCTCAGGGAGTGGCGAGAAGACGGGCTTCTAGTTGCTCAAAGAGATGGTCGGGCACCGGGGCTCGGAGGGCACGCCCCAAGGTGTTTTTTTGGCGGGCCTTACGCAGACAATCATGGGTCGGACATAAATAAGCCGATCGCCCCATACCGTGATCTAATTGTACAGTTCGGGATGGATAGACTCGGACAATTCGCCAAAATTGTC containing:
- a CDS encoding YlxR family protein gives rise to the protein MAPGYRRCLSCRKVGDRRQFWRIVRVYPSRTVQLDHGMGRSAYLCPTHDCLRKARQKNTLGRALRAPVPDHLFEQLEARLLATP